A stretch of Arachis hypogaea cultivar Tifrunner chromosome 15, arahy.Tifrunner.gnm2.J5K5, whole genome shotgun sequence DNA encodes these proteins:
- the LOC112748940 gene encoding epimerase family protein SDR39U1 homolog, chloroplastic-like — LVLPVKYFPGIKIAEESEWKNNIQGSTGVVNLAEMPISTRWSSEVIALNQASRIRVTSKVVELINSAPEDIQPKVFVSATTVGYYGTSETQVFDEQSPSENDYLAEVCQEWESTALKVNGDVRVALIRIGVVLGKDGGALAKMIPLFKMFAGGPISSGKQWFSWIHLDDIVNLIYEALINPSYEGELLTLISPKRNLLKF; from the exons CTTGTCCTTCCAGTGAAATACTTTCCAGGAATTAAGATTGCGGAGGAGTCGGAATGGAAGAATAACATTCAGGGCTCAACAGGGGTGGTTAACTTGGCTGAAATGCCCATAAGTACCAGATGGTCTTCGGAGGTTATTGCCTT AAATCAAGCAAGCAGGATTAGAGTAACATCAAAA GTTGTAGAATTGATAAACAGTGCACCAGAGGATATTCAACCTAAAGTTTTCGTTAGTGCAACAACTGTTGGTTACTATG GCACCAGTGAAACACAAGTGTTTGATGAACAAAGTCCATCAGAAAATGATTACTTGGCCGAG GTATGTCAAGAATGGGAATCAACAGCCTTAAAAGTAAACGGGGATGTTAGAGTAGCTCTAATTCGCATTGGTGTTGTTCTTGGTAAAGATGGTGGAGCACTAG CTAAAATGATACCTCTCTTTAAGATGTTTGCTGGTGGACCTATAAGCTCTGGAAAACAATG GTTTTCCTGGATTCATTTGGATGACATTGTTAATTTAATATATGAAGCACTGATAAATCCCTCCTATGAAGGTGAACTCTTAACTCTCATATCTCCAAAAcgaaatttattgaaattttga
- the LOC112748942 gene encoding uncharacterized protein — protein MVYMGEVLPFSPGDTSLLTRSARDVVYTNPATYDQDTDVEIKIFSLIEQYVDTWHCVSWEEAALQRLAEFVASETTSCPLTFLSLTQPKYPSLNLLGTQPSAAIPLQFHRRTLLLRQRVLSPQAETDRGCYLLGSLLIVPPLLAVGRHCFSPPRCGSSLLLPSSPWVVAASPLLTVRRFCFSAPRRFWLSPLRFTVTASSLCLTLSELTLSSPFISRHLSGFFHQIRETRYLRSKFLGRVDYGRDVSLPPANICNLKIKPRYADPIHTKFVMYAASNGHHLRSDDGLAQEPFLLTLIKETLWGLKSLFVFLVEQPSQLKYIEWPSFSSTLKTATLTLVLVALLIVALSTVDSALCYVLALFLRKAP, from the exons atggTATATATGGGGGAGGTCCTACCCTTCTCCCCAG gtgacacctcTCTCCTCACACGAAGTGCTCGGGACGTCGTCTACACCAACCCGGCAACCTACGACCAG GATACAGATGTAGAGATAAAGATATTCTCATTGATCGAGCAATATGTTGATACATGGCACTGTGTTAGTTGGGAGGAAGCAGCTTTACAGAGGTTGGCAGAGTTTGTTGCG TCTGAAACAACCTCATGCCCCCTTACCTTTCTCTCCCTAACTCAACCCAAGTATCCAAGCCTAAACCTTCTTGGAACCCAGCCATCAGCCGCCATCCCTCTTCAATTTCATCGCCGAACTCTTCTCCTCCGGCAGAGGGTGCTGTCGCCGCAGGCGGAGACAGACCGTGGGTGCTATCTGCTCGGCTCTCTTCTCATCGTTCCTCCTCTTCTCGCCGTGGGTCGTCACTGCTTCTCCCCTCCTCGCTGTGGGTCGTCGCTGCTTCTCCCCTCGTCACCGTGGGTCGTCGCTGCTTCTCCCCTTCTCACTGTTCGTCGTTTCTGCTTCTCTGCTCCTCGCCGTTTTTGGCTGTCGCCCCTTCGGTTCACTGTCACCGCGAGCTCACTCTGTCTCACACTCTCCGAACTCACTCTGTCATCGCCGTTCATCTCTCGCCATCTCTCCG GTTTCTTTCATCAAATTAGAGAAACTCGTTATCTTAGATCAAAGTTTTTGGGGAGAGTTGATTATGGCAGAGATGTTTCTCTTCCACCAGCAAAT ATTTGTAATTTGAAGATTAAACCAAGATATGCAGACCCCATTCATACCAAATTTGTGATGTATGCGGCGAGTAACGGTCATCATCTACGTTCTGATGATGGTTTGGCTCAGGAACCCTTTCTGCTAACATTGATCAAGGAAACCTTATG GGGGCTAAAATCTTTGTTTGTATTTTTGGTTGAGCAACCTAGCCAACTAAAGTACATAGAGTGGCCAAGCTTTAGTTCTACG CTGAAGACTGCAACTCTGACGCTTGTTCTTGTTGCGCTACTTATTGTCGCCTTATCAACCGTTGATTCGGCTCTCTGCTATGTTTTGGCTTTGTTTCTCCGTAAAGCCCCATAA